A genomic stretch from Setaria viridis chromosome 1, Setaria_viridis_v4.0, whole genome shotgun sequence includes:
- the LOC117854444 gene encoding uncharacterized protein, whose translation MPMERSVSCAERGSVYGGAADIRSYSASYARPAAAQASSRVVKRARSVSSWARPAPPPVQRSGSTKSVAAGGGGARPTPGLNLRSYSASYAASYGPTITADGGGGGGQLKRSGSVTNWTSANRRSVNLRGYTPSFAALDDTATAVPAAKKAAALDDAELQRRKRLVMYKTYDVEGKVRESVRRGVTWIKGKCSRVVYGWW comes from the coding sequence ATGCCAATGGAGAGGTCGGTGTCGTGCGCGGAGAGGGGCAGCGTgtacggcggcgcggcggataTCCGGAGCTACAGCGCCAGCtacgcgcggccggcggcggcgcaggcgtcgTCGAGGGTGGTGAAGCGCGCCCGGAGCGTGAGCTCGTgggcgcgcccggcgccgccgccggtgcagcGGAGCGGGAGCACCAAGAGcgttgccgccggcggcgggggcgcccgCCCGACCCCCGGTCTGAACCTGCGGTCCTACAGCGCGTCCTACGCGGCCTCCTACGGGCCCACCATcacggccgacggcggcggcggcggcgggcagctgAAGCGCTCCGGCAGCGTCACCAACTGGACCTCCGCCAACCGCCGGTCCGTGAACCTCCGCGGGTACACCCCGTCCTTCGCCGCGCTGGACGACACCGCCACCGCGGTCCCGGCGGccaagaaggcggcggcgctggacgaCGCCGAGCTGCAGCGGAGGAAGCGGCTGGTGATGTACAAGACCTACGACGTCGAGGGCAAGGTCCGGGAGTCGGTGCGCCGCGGCGTCACCTGGATCAAGGGCAAGTGCTCCCGCGTGGTGTACGGCTGGTGGTGA